One genomic segment of Pseudomonas fortuita includes these proteins:
- a CDS encoding LysR family transcriptional regulator, with product MIETRLLRQFIAVAEELHFHKAAERLHMAQPPLSQAINRLEEKLGFSLLLRNKRGVRLTAAGAAFLDASYRTLAELEKGIEYARNVSAGVSGKLTITAISIAYYDSLLGSLRRFRETYPNVQLTIREMPSASQAKALLAGEADIGFMRRLPLPAGTLEARLLLDEQIVMAMPASHAKAQQGEVDLREFADEDFVFTPQALGGGYHAQLIALCEAAGFYPKVVQEAAQIHTLLGLVACGFGVALVPASFVGSTPRERVQFCPIRPIDEQPAPGIGLYMKWNAQNASPALANFIAMFETQE from the coding sequence ATGATCGAAACACGTTTGCTCAGGCAGTTCATCGCTGTGGCCGAAGAATTGCACTTTCACAAGGCCGCCGAGCGCCTGCACATGGCGCAGCCGCCGCTGAGCCAGGCCATCAACCGCCTTGAAGAAAAACTGGGTTTCAGCCTGCTGCTGCGTAACAAGCGCGGGGTGCGCCTGACCGCCGCGGGTGCAGCGTTTCTCGACGCGTCTTACCGCACGCTGGCTGAGCTGGAAAAGGGGATCGAGTACGCCCGTAATGTATCTGCAGGGGTCAGCGGCAAGCTGACCATCACGGCCATTTCCATCGCCTATTACGACTCGCTACTTGGCAGCTTGCGCCGTTTTCGCGAGACTTACCCGAACGTGCAGTTGACGATTCGCGAGATGCCATCCGCGTCGCAGGCCAAGGCTTTGCTGGCCGGTGAGGCGGATATCGGCTTCATGCGCAGGCTGCCGCTGCCGGCTGGCACCCTTGAAGCACGGTTGTTGCTTGATGAGCAGATCGTCATGGCCATGCCCGCCAGCCACGCCAAGGCGCAACAGGGGGAAGTCGACCTGCGCGAGTTTGCCGATGAGGATTTCGTATTCACCCCGCAAGCCTTGGGCGGTGGCTATCACGCGCAGTTGATCGCGCTGTGCGAGGCGGCGGGTTTTTATCCCAAGGTCGTGCAGGAGGCGGCGCAGATCCATACACTGCTGGGCCTGGTGGCATGCGGTTTTGGCGTGGCCCTTGTACCGGCCTCGTTCGTTGGCTCAACCCCGCGCGAACGCGTGCAGTTTTGCCCGATCCGCCCTATCGATGAGCAACCCGCCCCCGGGATCGGCCTGTACATGAAATGGAACGCCCAGAACGCTTCGCCAGCACTGGCCAACTTCATTGCCATGTTCGAGACGCAGGAGTGA
- a CDS encoding glycerate kinase, protein MKIVIAPDSFKDSLDAAGVARAIAAGLRAAWPGAELVECPMADGGEGTMEAILAASHGELRRQAVRGPLGQTVEAGWGWLPESRTAIIEMAQASGLQLVPTGQRDACRSSTWGTGELIAAALAAGAQRVVLAIGGSATNDAGSGMLRALGLRLLDADGQALDEGGLALAKLARIDASDLDPRLAEVQFEVAADVDNPLCGANGASAIFGPQKGANPQQVQALDQALGHFADHCAQLLGEDVRDYPGCGAAGGMGFAARAFMGAQFRPGVEVVAELAGLDALVQGADLVVTGEGRFDAQTLRGKTPMGVARVAKRHGVPVVVLAGTLGEGYQQLYAHGVDAAFALASGPMSLEQACADAAQLLQARACDIGRLWHVAKRT, encoded by the coding sequence ATGAAGATCGTCATCGCCCCCGACTCGTTCAAGGACAGCCTCGACGCTGCCGGTGTCGCCCGCGCCATCGCCGCAGGCCTGCGTGCAGCATGGCCGGGCGCTGAACTGGTTGAGTGCCCGATGGCCGACGGCGGCGAGGGCACCATGGAGGCAATCCTGGCCGCCAGCCACGGCGAACTGCGCCGCCAGGCTGTGCGCGGGCCACTGGGGCAAACCGTGGAGGCCGGCTGGGGATGGTTGCCAGAAAGCCGCACGGCAATCATTGAAATGGCCCAGGCCAGTGGCCTGCAACTGGTACCAACCGGCCAGCGCGATGCTTGCCGCAGCAGCACATGGGGCACCGGCGAGCTGATTGCCGCAGCCCTTGCCGCCGGTGCGCAACGGGTAGTGCTGGCCATCGGCGGCAGTGCCACCAACGATGCCGGCAGCGGTATGTTGCGTGCACTCGGCCTGCGCCTGCTGGACGCGGATGGGCAAGCGCTGGACGAGGGCGGCCTGGCCCTGGCCAAGCTGGCCCGCATCGACGCCAGCGACCTCGACCCACGGCTCGCCGAAGTGCAATTTGAAGTGGCGGCCGACGTCGATAACCCGCTGTGTGGCGCCAATGGTGCTTCGGCGATCTTCGGCCCGCAGAAGGGGGCCAACCCGCAGCAGGTGCAGGCGCTGGACCAGGCGCTGGGCCATTTTGCCGACCATTGCGCACAGCTACTGGGTGAGGACGTGCGCGATTACCCAGGGTGTGGCGCCGCCGGTGGCATGGGCTTCGCGGCGCGGGCCTTCATGGGCGCACAGTTCCGCCCTGGGGTGGAGGTAGTGGCCGAGCTGGCCGGCCTCGATGCATTGGTGCAGGGGGCAGATCTGGTGGTGACTGGTGAAGGCCGTTTCGATGCCCAGACACTGCGAGGCAAGACGCCGATGGGGGTGGCCCGGGTAGCCAAGCGTCATGGCGTGCCGGTGGTGGTGCTGGCCGGGACCTTGGGTGAGGGTTATCAGCAGTTGTATGCCCATGGGGTCGATGCTGCATTTGCGTTGGCCAGCGGGCCGATGAGCCTGGAGCAGGCGTGTGCCGATGCTGCGCAGCTGCTGCAGGCGCGGGCTTGTGACATTGGTCGGCTGTGGCACGTTGCAAAGCGAACATGA
- a CDS encoding sugar diacid recognition domain-containing protein, with translation MFELDHDLAQDIVDRAMAILPCNVNVMDSQGLILGSGEPERINTRHEGAQLVLANGRIVELDTDAAKCLKGVQPGVNLPLMLDGRLMGVLGLTGDPQQVRTYGELVRMTAEMLLAQRHLQADQQWRRQRCDDLLALLLGGSGDSPRLLDEARQLGLKPQLPRVPGLFELASGPPAEALSAWLMSRYPDSWCVSPARQSLLWCRPAGVALDESRLLERLQRHGWDVERLALGSAAQSLEQLRRGYRRVRDLLAYGREVLPTERLLSLQRYRLPALLWRHRNDDALDELLEPLQRIRARDNSGQLLTTLRAWCAHDGQSQACADALGIHRNSLRYRLERIAELGEVDPLRMEGMLSLYLGLQLLPAD, from the coding sequence ATGTTCGAACTCGACCATGACCTGGCGCAGGATATCGTTGACCGGGCGATGGCCATCTTGCCGTGCAACGTCAATGTCATGGACAGCCAGGGCTTGATCCTGGGCAGCGGCGAACCGGAGCGCATCAACACCCGCCACGAAGGGGCGCAACTGGTTTTGGCCAACGGCCGAATTGTCGAACTGGATACCGACGCTGCCAAATGCCTGAAGGGCGTGCAGCCCGGGGTGAACTTGCCACTGATGCTCGATGGCCGGCTGATGGGCGTACTGGGCCTGACCGGTGACCCGCAGCAGGTGCGCACCTATGGGGAGCTGGTACGCATGACCGCCGAGATGCTGTTGGCCCAGCGCCACTTACAGGCTGACCAACAATGGCGACGGCAGCGCTGCGATGATCTGCTGGCGTTGTTGCTGGGTGGCAGCGGTGATTCACCTCGGCTGCTCGACGAAGCCCGGCAGTTGGGCCTGAAGCCTCAACTGCCACGGGTGCCGGGCCTGTTCGAGCTGGCCTCGGGGCCCCCTGCCGAGGCGTTGTCGGCGTGGTTGATGAGCCGGTACCCGGACAGCTGGTGTGTCAGCCCGGCCCGCCAGTCATTGCTATGGTGCCGGCCAGCCGGTGTGGCACTGGATGAGTCGCGCCTGCTGGAGCGCCTGCAACGCCATGGCTGGGACGTGGAGCGGCTGGCCTTGGGCAGTGCCGCGCAAAGCCTGGAGCAGCTGCGCCGGGGCTACCGCCGGGTACGTGACTTGCTGGCCTATGGCCGCGAGGTGTTGCCCACCGAGCGCTTGCTCAGCCTGCAGCGCTACAGGCTGCCGGCGCTGTTGTGGCGCCACCGCAACGATGACGCGCTGGATGAGCTGCTGGAGCCGCTGCAGCGCATTCGCGCCAGGGACAACAGCGGGCAGTTGCTCACCACCCTGCGTGCCTGGTGTGCCCACGACGGTCAGAGCCAGGCCTGTGCCGATGCCCTGGGTATCCACCGCAACAGCCTGCGCTACCGCCTGGAGCGGATTGCCGAGCTGGGCGAGGTCGACCCGCTACGCATGGAAGGGATGCTTAGTTTGTATCTGGGGTTGCAGCTGTTGCCAGCAGATTGA